CCTCGGGGAGTTCCTTTTCCACGACCGCGGGGGACAAACACtagctcatcctcgtcacTTTCTTCCTCGTAAGACAACAAGGTCTTCGGCTCGGCGGGCTGAGTCTGAGTTTTCTCGACGTATTTGCAGCGGTTCTTGTACTCGCGCTCCTCGTACTGGATAGCGGTGCGTAGCTGCAGAATGTTCTTGACACCAATGCCAAACTTCTGAGCCCATAGCTGGGTCGCACGGTCATTGGAGATAAGAATGCAGGACTTAGCAGAGTTTTCGGCATCGGGCCCGGTATGCAACCGCCAGAGCAGGGCGCTCAGCAATGGGCGCAGAGCGGGTGGTGCGGTCGGGATGACGGATCCAGAGGTGGTGCGCCGGTGGCTAGCAGCCTTGCTCTTGGTCTTATCATTCTTGGCTATTCCATTTCTAGACTCACGCTGGGCACACTCAGGGCTAGTGTGGGAGCTGCGAGAGGACGTGCGCGATCCAGGCCCACTGGGAGTGCCGGCAGAGGTGATCGATACAGCCTCCGGGTCCTTCTTGAAGTTCAGCTTGGACAAGAGCATCTGCGATAGATCATCCGAATCGTTCTTGGTCAAAGTATCATCGGCGCTGGGTTCAACCGCTGACTCATCATTGGCAAGGGCCTCGTCAATCACTTCGGGCTCTTCTTCGAATTCCGGTAGGAAGAATTTCTCGGCCTCCTCCCAACGCTCGTACTGCTCCATGGGGCCCTGGAGGAGAACTCGGTCGGCAGCAATATGATCTTTGCCGGATGTGACCCGGTCAAGGAAGCGGACTGCTTCACGGGCGTTGATAGCGACCTGCGATCCGGCTCGTTTCAGTGCATGGAGTCGTTCAAGTGCTAATCGGAGGATGGTTAGATCGGCAAGTCCTGCAGTGAGACAATCATGGTCTCTTCAATTTCCTGATACTCACTGTAGAGAGGAACCACGAGATCGATAGCACCATTAGTGGTCCATTTCTTGATTTCGCTAATATTGGTAGATAGGGCCGTCTCGTCCACGGCACATCGGAAGACCTTGCGTCCGGCCGACATGGCAGATAATTTTAAGGAGTGTATTCGCGTGTTCGTAGTGAATGAAAGATGCAGGGCAGCGTCCGCCCTATATCGGAAGACTGGAAGTGTAGACAACCGCGACTGAATCGGAGCCGGTCAGCACGGGCCTAGGGCTGAGGAAGGAGGTTTGATGATGGAGGGACCTGGAAAtgtggggggagggggagggagcAGTGGGATACTGGTTAATGGAGCCAGTGTTATTTTCACTCACGATGAGAATCCAGTTGACAGGGTGTTTCCATCTGTAGCATCTTTGTAACAATACAGTCTGCTTGGGGCCAAAGAACACACACCTTGAGAAATGATGCGATGGGCAGAGATGGAAAAAATGCTGACTAAGCTTGCTTCAGGAACAAGGCCGACTAAACAGATAAGTGAGGGTTTCTATGTATCGAAGAAGGATACAGCCTAagggaagagagaaagaaataGAGGTAAAAAAATATCATGTTCGTGTAGAAAAGAGTTCCAGAGCCATCATTCCAGCTTATGACTTCACCTTCTTGATGAGGCCATCCGATTCCTTGACTCGTTGCGCCCACTCACTGGTTTTCATATTAGTACTAGTAGCAACGTTTGAATTTCAAGGAACTTTCTATACTTACGTCCAGCTGCCGTCATATACCCGACGCAGGTTTGGGTCCCCATATTCCGCCTCACTCAGGGCTGTCTCAATGATGGAGGCAGTCACACCAGTACCGCACGAGCTGATGATTGTTTGATTTGGATCCACCTTGTGATCCTCAAAAATCTTTCGTAGATCTTTAACAGGCAGGTACGCTTTTGTTTCAGGGTCTAGCAGTTCATGGAAGGGCAAGTTCTTGGAGCCAGGAACGTGGCCCGATGACAGGCCAGGGCGCGGCTCTGGATCGGTTCCAGCCCAGCGACCATAGGAGCGTGCATCTAGGATCTCTATTTCCTCTGCACCTTCTTTGCCATAGTCAAATGCTAACTCCTTCATCTCCCGGAAGGAGATCACGAGTCGCGAGTCGTATGTCGGAACAGGGTACTTGGACTTCTCCACCACCGCTGGTTCCCCACTCTCAGTCGGAAGGCCTTCTTTGACCCACAAACGATAATTGTTGAGTACGTGCACATTGGGATGCCCGAAGACGCGGAGTGTCCAGCCTACACGGGGCGCACTGAATATGCCCAAATCGGCAGTGTCGTAGACCACCACCGAGTCGTCGCGACGAATCCCCAACTCGCTCATAGCATCGGCAAAGGTCTCGCACGTGGGAAGCATGTGTGGATAGGGTGAATCTTGATCTTTAATAGCGTCAAGGTCAAAGAATCTGGCCTGGGGAATGCGTGAGTTGCGGAACGAGTCAATTCCCGTACGGCTCTCTGGGTCGTTCGGCATGAACCATGCTGCACAGAGGGGAATCACACGCGGGGAAGTTGATATTTTCGTCGGGGGGTTCTTCTTGAGTGCTTCATCCAGCTGCTTTGGTGTCACTAAGtacgaagaaaaagagacatTGCGCTGAGTTTGAAGCCCTGTGGAGATGGACATGTTGGGGCGGAAGAGACGAGCAGGAGCAAAATATCTGGCTGCAAAAGCCATGGTGGAGAGGAAAGGAGGCTTTTAAAGACCAATTTACATAACTAGATAGCAAAGCCTTGGGGAATTATGCAAAATGCAAGTCAGACCAACGAGTAAGAGGATGCGGAAAATCAGGGAAGAGCAATAAGAGGAGTACTATTGCGTGTTATGGCGGCATATGTGGAGGTGCGGAGAACATGTGATAAGGCCGATAAGGGATAAACGGCTGTTGACCGATGGATTTCCCTCTCTTCACCTCTTCAGCTTGCCTCTCCACTATCCACTCCACAATGAAGGTCGCCATTAAAGAATGGAATGCCGTCGCTACTTGGCACTGGGATATTCCTGAGGATGAAGTATGTGGTATCTGTCGTGTTCAGTTCGATGGCACTTGTCCAACCTGCAAATTCCCCGGCGACGATTGCGCGCTTGGTGAGTGACCTTTCGACTCCCAGCTCCCTGCTTAATACTAACTATGATGACTTTTATAGTGCAAGGAAGATGTAACCACGCGTTTCATATGGTAAGGCCGCGAAGTGAACCTCTCAGGCTAGGACTGGACTGATCAACAATTCTCAAATAGCATTGCTTGATGACCTGGATTGACCTGGAGTCTTCCAAGGGACTATGTCCAATGTGCCGACAAAGTATGTTTTCTTTGTGATGTCCAGATGATATCGAGCTAACCTGTCTCCAGAATTCGAATGGAAGGATAATGAATAATGgcctccttttttttcttctcaaTGGCAGTTATTGAGGTGTTGTTAGTCTAATTTGAGATACCcttttttgtttttattGGGCTTGATTGGAATAGTCGGTGGAACTTCTGTCTCGACTGAGCATCAAATTAACATGGCGGTTGGAGCGACTTTGATCAATCGATCGACACGAGATTGGATCACACTCTAATACTTTACTTTTACAAATTAAGGCTATTCCTACTAGGAGGGCCATTATTCATACTTGATTGGTTTAACTTGCTTGATGTTTACCATAGTGGTCATAGTTGCCTCAGCACGAACACATACAGAATGTTCGATGTCATGTCAGATGTATATAATTGCAGATCGGGCAACAGATAGGTCAACATACTTTATACCTTAGCAATCTATCAAATACCAAACTATCATCTTGAAGTATTAAGAACAACAGTAACACCTCAAGGATTAAAACCTGTCCCAACATCCAAGTCACTTGATCCGAGCTCAACTACACCGTTCGCTGCCACTTTTGATCTGATCGTCACGTGGGGCTATCGATAAGAAGCTCTCCGCACGCGAGATAGAACCTCATCTCATCCCTTATCCCAAGCTCTTCTTCAGAATGATGTAACCTCGGCTTATGGAGATGTCTCTGAGCAACTCTCTCGGCCATCCTCCCTTGGCATCTTCCATATCCCGTCAGTCACTACATAAAGAAACACCCTCTCGGCCTGGCACCGCCTCTTCGCGACCAAGTGATCGACACTCAAGAGGGCAAATGCCTGGGGGCCGCCCAGCAACCGAAGAAACTCATCAACTCCCAGGAACAATTGATTCATCTTGCCAAGACGCTACTGTGGGTGAAGCTCAAGACCACCACGAGGAAGGCCAAGAACAACCTCTCTCCCACCCCGCATTCCAGCCGTTCTTCACTTTGATCGAAGATGCTCATACCTCAGACTGCCACCACCCAACGGTTCATTACATATTCTCCGACGATGACACCGATATAGTGACAGAGGCAGCCCTACGTAGCTTGGCTGTGCAGCAAGAAGCTCTCTCCAATTCCAAGAAAGACCAGATCGCGCAGACCCAAGCTCCCAATCTCCAGGACGAGATCAAAGACCTCTCCACTCCAGACCTAGCCAAGACCACCCTACTTCCACCGACTATTGCAGGAGTTCGGGATAACTATGTCATTCTCGATGTAGAGCCCTCACCACATACACCTGGGGCAGCGCAAATCAGCCGGATAACCGAAAAGCAAGCACCAGGCAAAGGCGAGAGTGGAACGAAGTCCATATCATCGTCGCCGGCGAACATTTCCCCAGTCCCACAGTATCAAGGGCAGCTACACCCGCAGTATCGCGTTACCGCAGCGCAGAGTTTCTCATCAACATGGCAGGTCCTCCACACGGAAGTTGTGTCGGCGCCCACTTTCGAGAACAGTAATCCTGGCGAACTACCAGGACATGGGTTGATGCTGAAAATTCGTGGCACAGATGGGCTGCCAATTAAGGTGGGTGGCATGGAGAAGGGTAGTACGCTTGAGGAGATGATGGATCAATTTGCAAAGCGGATGAGCGAGTTGCAGGTTGTTATCGATGCTGCAGAGGCTGCGGACTCATCGAAGGGAGAAAacgacgaggaagaaacTATGCCCAATTTCTTCTCCCCAGAGACAGCTGAAGAGACTTTTCAGGGCGACGGGGATGGTGCGGCCTATGCTGCAGAAGTTGGGGTGAAACATTCTTGATTATTAATTAACGCTGCTTTTGGCACATCGAGGAGAAAGCATCGGCGTTTGCATCAAGTCTACGACCAGGCTAGTGCCCGATGAACCTCATGAATATACTTTGAATATAAGACGAATAAATCCAACTCGGAGGTCAAGTATGGTATTAAGATCTATCATCCCTATAGGGATATCAATGTAGTCAAGCCAGAAACGCCAAGCAGAAATGTCTTTCCATGGCGCTCAGACAAAAGAAGAGATACAGGAGGATAACCCAAACCAACCATGTTTTCTCAGCCAAAAACTCCAACCCAGAGTGGAAAGCCGAGCGACTATCGGGTATCAAAAATTGCAAGAAAAAAGAGCAAACCaaataggaaaaaaaaaacatgaaACCCATCTAATCAGACGTGCGGTTTCTGAACCTTCGGCCACTGGCGATGGCTGAAGGGGGCAAATTTTCGCGCCCCTCCTTCAAGCCAGTCATCCTTTTTGAGAGCATGGTTTTGGGGAGTTTGGACTCCGTATTGATGTTTGAGTTAGAGCGTCGCCGTTTGCGGGAAGGCTCAGGCTCTTCCTTTTCTGGCGTCTCGTCCAGGTCCGCGGATGTGACCATCGCGGGGGTTTCCCGCTTGGTAGGAGGTAGTACGTCGTCGCCATCAGACACAACCAGTTTGGCGACGTTTAAGTCG
Above is a genomic segment from Penicillium digitatum chromosome 3, complete sequence containing:
- a CDS encoding Rhodanese-like protein; protein product: MAFAARYFAPARLFRPNMSISTGLQTQRNVSFSSYLVTPKQLDEALKKNPPTKISTSPRVIPLCAAWFMPNDPESRTGIDSFRNSRIPQARFFDLDAIKDQDSPYPHMLPTCETFADAMSELGIRRDDSVVVYDTADLGIFSAPRVGWTLRVFGHPNVHVLNNYRLWVKEGLPTESGEPAVVEKSKYPVPTYDSRLVISFREMKELAFDYGKEGAEEIEILDARSYGRWAGTDPEPRPGLSSGHVPGSKNLPFHELLDPETKAYLPVKDLRKIFEDHKVDPNQTIISSCGTGVTASIIETALSEAEYGDPNLRRVYDGSWTEWAQRVKESDGLIKKVNQHFFHLCPSHHFSRWKHPVNWILISRLSTLPVFRYRADAALHLSFTTNTRIHSLKLSAMSAGRKVFRCAVDETALSTNISEIKKWTTNGAIDLVVPLYTLERLHALKRAGSQVAINAREAVRFLDRVTSGKDHIAADRVLLQGPMEQYERWEEAEKFFLPEFEEEPEVIDEALANDESAVEPSADDTLTKNDSDDLSQMLLSKLNFKKDPEAVSITSAGTPSGPGSRTSSRSSHTSPECAQRESRNGIAKNDKTKSKAASHRRTTSGSVIPTAPPALRPLLSALLWRLHTGPDAENSAKSCILISNDRATQLWAQKFGIGVKNILQLRTAIQYEEREYKNRCKYVEKTQTQPAEPKTLLSYEEESDEDELVFVPRGRGKGTPRGGSRGGGLRKVAPPPAEPTAIVDVPTKPIDPDSFSRSLSGATKTPPVDLSNQQGAAGATGGSRGKAGASRRSSNGRRGGSSRGARGNGRGRGKLWVP
- a CDS encoding Anaphase promoting complex subunit Apc11, putative, producing the protein MKVAIKEWNAVATWHWDIPEDEVCGICRVQFDGTCPTCKFPGDDCALVQGRCNHAFHMHCLMTWIDLESSKGLCPMCRQKFEWKDNE
- a CDS encoding Anaphase-promoting complex subunit 11, with the translated sequence MPGGRPATEETHQLPGTIDSSCQDATVGEAQDHHEEGQEQPLSHPAFQPFFTLIEDAHTSDCHHPTVHYIFSDDDTDIVTEAALRSLAVQQEALSNSKKDQIAQTQAPNLQDEIKDLSTPDLAKTTLLPPTIAGVRDNYVILDVEPSPHTPGAAQISRITEKQAPGKGESGTKSISSSPANISPVPQYQGQLHPQYRVTAAQSFSSTWQVLHTEVVSAPTFENSNPGELPGHGLMLKIRGTDGLPIKVGGMEKGSTLEEMMDQFAKRMSELQVVIDAAEAADSSKGENDEEETMPNFFSPETAEETFQGDGDGAAYAAEVGVKHS